The DNA window CACCGTGCTGGGACATCGCCCCTACTATCTGCCCTACATGGCCTTCCGAGAATTCGGGGACCGCTTCGACACCCTCGGAAACCTCCTGGCCATTCTCTTCGGGGTGGCCGACAGCTCACAGGCCGATCGCATCCTGGACTATGCCCGGGGGGTGGGCCTGGACGAGCCGTGGCCGGTGAAGGCGTGCTGGCCGCCCATCACCGAGGCCGACAAGGACTGGCGGGAGTACTACCGGCTGTACAACCTCAATTACCCGCACCAGTACCACAACGGCGGGGCGTGGCCATTCCTCGGCGGGTTCTATGTGGCCGCGCTCGTCGCGGCCAAGCGGCCGGACGAGGCGGAGACGGCGCTGCTGCGCCTCGCCCTGATGAACCGGGAGGGCCGCGACCAGGAATGGGAGTTCAACGAGTGGTTCCACGGCCTGTCCGGGCGCCCGATGGGTCATCAGCGGCAGAGCTGGTCGGCGGGAATGTTCCTGTACGCGGCGGAAGCGGTCACTCGTCAGGCACCGGTTTTCTTCGGGCATCGTGGCCGCTGGAGCCTTCCTTCCACGTGAAGGAGAGCCAGAACAGCACAGCTGTCACCAGGCACGCGAGCACGAACAGCGCGATCACCGGCCCGTGCGGCGGCCGCACACCAAGGCTTGCCACCACCGCGATGAGCGCGCTGATCGCGAAGATCGCTCGCACGCCCCAGAAGCCGATGCGGTACTTCGGAAAGGGGTTTGCCTGAACGAACGTCTCCCACCCGAATCGCCTCTTGTCGCCGACGATCTCCTCCTTCTCCCGGATGTACGCGGCGCATCGGCACACGCTGTGGGCGTGGTTCATCCAGGAGACGCCGAGAATGAGCGCCAGGATCGGATGGACCAGGACGATGGCCGGATTCTTCGCCTGAAAGCCGACGGAAAGCACCGTTCCGAACGCCACCACGGTGAGCGCGATCAGCTGGCCCTGCATCTCGATGAGCTTGAGAATCTCCGTGCGCAGACTCTCGTATTCGGCGATCGCAAAGCTCTCCGCGAGAGGTGCCTTGTCGCCCACCGGTTTTTCAGCGATCGTCATGGGACGCTCCGACCTGGCCGCTCGATGCTGGTCAACTCCCGCAAGGTCGCATGCCGGTGCCCGTGCGCGCCGGGTTGAGTCCATGATTCGACAGCCTTCGACCGGTGGGCACGCGCCAAGCGTGCCCACCGTCGTACCTATGACGTCAGAAGGGGTTGAAGGACTTCGTGCACATACGTGTTCGGGTGCTTGCCGGTGAACCGCTCGGCGTACGGGCCGAACGCGGTGACCGGGACGTCCTGGCCGGTGTGACCGTCGGTCGTCCAGTCGATGAAGAACTCGAAGCCGGTGCCCTTGACCGGGAACGGCCCGTCCTCGGCGACCGACTCGTCGTCGGCGTCCACGTCCTCGACGGCCAGGCCGCCGGTCTCGTGGTCGCCGGTCACCACGACCAGGGTGTCCCGGTGGTTGGCGGCGTACGCCCGGGCCACCGCGACCGCCCTGTCGAGCTCACCCATCGCCTGCAGGGTACGGCGGGCGTTGTTGCGGTGCGCGAACTCGTCGACCGCCTCCTCCTCGACCAGCAGGAAGAAACCGTCCCGGTCGGTGGAGAGGTTCTCCAGGGCCTTCTTCGTCATCGTGGAGAGGCTGACCACCGGGTCGTAGACGTCGCCCTCGCCCTCGGCCCGCTGCTGGAACATCTCCTGGTTGGCGAAGAGGCCGAGCAGTTTGCCCCGCCCGGCGGAGGCCAGCTGGGCGGGCGTGGAGACGTATCGGTAGCCGGCGGCCCGCGCCTGCGCGATCAGGTTGCCCTTGGTGCCCCGGCTGCCCTCGGTGGGGTCCTCGGCGGGCTGGTCCGGGTAGGCGCCCGGGGTGCCGGCCGGCAGCCACCAGTCCTCGCCGCCGCCGAGGATGACGTCTGGCTTGGAGGCCTCGAGGTACTGCCTGGCGATGTCGTCCTGCGCCGCGCGGTCGAGTGAGTTCGAGAAGAACGCCGCCGGACTCGCGTCGGTGACCTGCGCGGTGGTCACCAGCCCGGTCGCCTTGCCGGCCCGTTTCGCCTCCGCGCCCAGGACCGGCAGCGGGTTGCCGTCCGGGTCGACGCTTATCGCGCCGTTGTAGGTGGCCACGCCGGTCGCCCACGCGCTCGCCCCGGCCGCCGAGTCGGTGATCGCCGATTCCGGGTCGTCCGGGCTGGTGGTGAGCTGGCCGGAGACCGGGAGCCGGTCCATCGTGAGTTGCCCGTCGAGACCGGCGTAGTAGAGGCGGGCGGCCTCGCGGTGGGCGGCGGCCATGCCGTCCCCGTTGATGAAGATGACGTTCTTGACCGCGGGTGGTCTCGGCTTCCCCGCGCCGGCCTCGGTCACCGGGTTGACCAGGCTGAGCCCGGCGGCCGCCACCATTCCCGCCACGACCGGCGCCGCGAGCCAGCGCACAGTGCGAACCTGCATGTCTCCTCCTACAGCATCAGCGATGTATCGGGAGGCCCGCCCCCGCAGGGATGGGCGTCGATGTCAGTAAACGCCACACCACGATTGATCGCTCGGTCCCGGCGAAGCGGGAGCCTGCCGAGCAGGCCTGACCACTCTGGCCGGGCGCGCGGTCGTGTGTCACGGGCGGAAGCTGGACCGGTACTCGGTCGGGGTACGGCCGGTGAGCCGGCGGAACGCCGCGTTGAACGCCGACAGCGAGGTGTACCCGACGGCGAAGGCGATCCGGGTGATCGGGGTGTCGCCGGCCGCCAGCTCCTCGATCGCCCGCAGCACCCGCATCCGGCGCAGCACGTCCCGCCACGTCATCCGGGTCTCGTCGGCGAAGCGCCGGGCCAGCGACCGGGGCGCCAGCCCGACCAGCTCCGCGATCTGCTCGAATCGGACCTGCTCACCGAGGCGCTCCTCGGTCAGGAGCAGGGCGCGCCGCAGCTCCGGGGACGAACCGGCCGGCACGACGACCGGGCTGGGCCGCTCGGCCAGCCGCCACGTGACGGCGGCGAGGGTGGTGAACAGGGTTACCCCGTACCCCTGGGAAGGGTCTTTGATCTCGGAGCACTCGGCGAGCAGAGCGCGGGCGAGCGGGCTGAGGTCGAACACCGTCAGCGCCGCCGGTGGACTCGGCGTGATCGCGGGATCGAAGAGGACCGACGCGGTGGTGACCGGCTGCGGAATGCTCACCCGGATCGCCCGGCCCGCCTCGATCAGCGCGGCCCGGGCCGGCGGCAGCAGCCACGACTGCCCGCCGGCCTCGAGCCGCAACGCCCCCGCCGAGGCGCAGAGCAGGTAGTGCCGGTCCACGCACAGCTCGCGGGCGGGTTCACGCGGGAACGTGCGGACGAAGCTGTACGCCACCGGTGTCATCGGAGACCGATCGTAGGAGTCAGCCGACCGTCTCCACCAGCTCCGCCCGGAACCTCCGGCTGACCGGCGGCTCACTCATCAGGGGCCGCAGCACCGCCCCCGACCGGGCGAACGACTCCGATCGCTGATAGCCGGCGAACGACTCCTCGTCCGCCCACTCGTGCACCAGGGTCACGTGGTTCCGGTCGTCCCGGGCGGCGTAGACCCGGAACGCGACATTGCCCGGCATGGCCCGGACCTGCTCGCCCTCCCGGTCGAGCTGGGCGAGCGCGGCCGCCCGGTCACCGGCCGCGGTGGCGAAATCGACGATGGCGATGAACATTCGTGCCTCCTTCATGTGATGGATCGATCCTCACCCGACGGTGGTGGCGCCGGCTCCCGCCGGCCGGACAGGTTCACGCTCGGGTCTGCCGACGCGGCCCGTTCCCGGCATGATGGGCGGTGACGACCTCGGAGGGAGCCCTCGATGATCGGCACGCTGCGCACGGTGGTGCTCGACGCACCGGACATCCGGCGACTGGCCGCGTTCTACACCGCCCTCGGCGGGTGGACCGAGCGGTACACGGACGACGAGTGGATCGGCCTGCAGACCGGCGACGGGTGGCGGATCGCGATCCAGAGCAGCCCGGACCACGTACCCCCGCGATGGCCCGACCCGGAACGGCCGCAACAGGCCCACCTGGATCTGCGCGTGCCCGACCTCGCCGCCGGCGCGGCACGGGCGGTGGAGCTGGGCGCCACCCCGCTGCGCGAGAACGAGAACTGGCACACCCTGGCCGATCCGGCCGGCCACCCGTTCGACCTGTGCCTGTTCCCGGCGAACCCGGAGCCGACGCTGATGGGCGTCATGCTGGACTGCCCGGACGCGAAGGAGCTGAGCGGGTTCTACGCCGAGCTGCTGGGGAAGCCGGTCACGTATTCGGGCGACGGCATGGCGATGATCGGCGAAGAGGGCGCGCAGCCGATCATGTTCCAGCAGGTGGCGGATTATCGGGCGCCGCGGTGGCCGGACCCGGCGTATCCGCAGCAGTTCCACCTGGATGTGACGGTTGATGACGTCGAGGTCGCGGAGCAGGGGGCGCTGAGGCTGGGTGCGACGAGGCTCCCCGAGGAGGGGGAGAATTGGCGGGTTTACACCGATCCGGCGGGAAAGCCGTTCTGCCTCTGCTGGGACTGATCCCGGGCCCCTGAATTCCATACGTAGGCACCGCGCACGGTGACGCCGGGCCGGCCACGCGCCGGGAACGCCGACAACGGGTCACACTCGGTGATGTTCACGATTCGCGGAGTGGTCGCCTAAACCCGCCATCCCGGCTGCCGATCAGCACGCCGACGGAACAGGTGCGACCTCGGAGGCGTCGGTGTTCACACGGTGGGCGGCATTGGGCACGGCAGTGGCCCTGTTGGCCGCGACGGCCGGCTGCGGCAGCAGCGATGACGCGGCGGCGGCTGCGGCCCCGGCGAAGGGCACGATCGGGCTCGCCATGCCGACCAAGGCCTCGTCGCGCTGGATCGCGGACGGCGACAACATGGTCAAGCAGTTCCAGCTGCTCGGCTACGGCACCGACATGCAGTACGCCGACGACGACGTGGACGTGCAGGTCAAGCAGATCGACGAGATGATCGGCGCGAAGGTGAGCGCTCTGGTCGTCGGGGCGATCGACGGCACCGCGCTGAAGAGCGTGCTCGGCAAGGCGGCCCGCGCGGACATCCCGGTGATCGCCTATGACCGGCTGATCCGGGACAGCGGCGACGTCGACTACTACGCCACGTTCGACAACTTCAAGGTGGGCGTCGAGCAGGGCACCGCGATCGTGGACGCCCTGAAGCTCACGTCGACGAAGAAGACCTTCAACCTGGAGCTGTTCGCCGGCTCACCGGACGACAACAACGCGACCTTCTTCTTCAACGGGGCGATGAGCGTGCTCACCCCGTACATCAAGAAGGGTGTTCTGAAGGTCCGCAGCGGCGAGACGAAGTTCGCCGAGGTCGCGACGATGCGCTGGGACGGGGCGGTCGCGCAGAAGCGGATGGCCGCACTGCTGGCGAAGAACAGCGACGTCGACGCCGTGCTCTCCCCCTACGACGGGATCAGCCGGGGCATCCTGGCCGCGTTCGCCGAGGCCAAGGCCGACCTGCCGGTGATCACCGGGCAGGACGCCGAGCTCGAGTCGGTGAAGCTGATCGCGAGCGGCGAGCAGACCGAGACCGTCTACAAGGACACCCGCGAACTCGCCAAGGTCGCCGTGCAGATGACCGACGCGCTGCTCAGCGACGAGAAGCCGATGGTCAACGACACCGAACAGTACGACAACGGCGTCAAGACCGTGCCCACGTTCCTGCTGCAGCCGGTGAACGTCGACAAGTCCAACTACCAGCGCGTCCTCGTCGACGGCGGCTACTACACCGCCGCCCAGATCGGAGCATGAGCGATGCTGAGCAACACTCCCGTCTGGGCGAAGCTCACCGGGCTGGTCACGGCCGGCCTGTGTGCCGTCGGCACCTGCGTCGGCGTCACGCTCTACACCAACCACGTCGCCTCGGACACCTCGGACCGGCTGGCGAACCTGAACACCGCCAGCGCCCTGGTGCTGCGCCTGGACCGGATCGCCAGCGATCTGAAGGTCAACGGCCTGCAGGCGATCACCCGGGACGACCCGGAGACGCAGGCCGCGCTGCTGGACGCCCAGCTCAAGCAGGCGGGCACGCTGCTCGACCAGCTCGACGGCGTCGCCCTGCCCAGTGAGCTGGACGCCGCCGTCACCCGGATCCGCACCGCCTACACCGACTACAGCGACGTCGTCGCACGCTACGTCGCCGGCGCCGAGGCCGACCAGGCGTCGGCCCGGCTGGCCTGGGAGCAGATCGACGTCGACAACTACCTGACCAGTGCGGTGCTCGCCAACGAGCGCGCGCTGTTCGCGTCCACGATCGCGCAGGCCGAGGCGGACGCGGCGACCAGCCGGGACCGGGCGCAACTGATCCTGCTCGGCACCGCTCTGGCCGCCGCGATCCTGCTCTGCGTGCTGGCCCGGATCATCGTCACCTCGATCACCCGGCCGTTGCAGCGGGTCCGCACGGCGCTCGGCGCGATGGCCGGCGGCGACCTCACGGTCACCGCCGACGTGACGTCCGGCGACGAGGTGGGACAGATGGCGCGGGCGCTGGACGAGGCGCAGGCCAACATGCGTACCGTGGTGGCGCAGGCCGCCGCCTCCGCACGCACCCTGGCCACCGCCGCCGAGGAGATGACGTCCACGGCCGGCGCGATCGCCGACACCGCCCGCGGCTCCTCCGAGCAGGCCCGCGACGTGTCCGGCACGGCGGCCGTGGTCTCGGCGAACGTGGGAGCGGTCGCGGCCGGCGCGCAGGAGATGGCCGAGTCGATCCGGGAGATCTCGCAGAGCACCGCGCAGGCCGCGCAGGTCGCCAACCAGGCGGTCGCGGTGGCCCGGTCCACCAGCGCGCACATCGACAAGCTGGGCACCTCGTCGGCGGAGATCGCCAGCGTGGTCCAGGCGATCACCAGCATCGCCGAGCAGACGAACCTGCTGGCGCTGAACGCGACGATCGAGGCGGCCCGCGCCGGTGACGCCGGCAAGGGGTTCGCGGTGGTCGCGAGCGAGGTCAAGGACCTCTCCCAGGAGACCGCGCGGGCCACCGAGGACATCACCCGCCGGGTCGCCGCGATCCAGGCGGACACGGCCGGCGCGGTGGAGGCGATCAGCCAGATCACCGCGGTGATCGAGCAGATCAACGATCACCAGGCGACGATCGCGGCCGCCGTGGAGGAACAGACCGCCACGACGGCCGAGATGAACCGCAGCATCACCGCGGTGGCCGACGGCGCCGGTGACATCGCCGGCGGTGTGGCCGGGCTGGCGTCCGCGTCGGAGAGCACGACCGCGGGCATGACCCAGTCGCGTCAGGCGATCGGCGAGCTCAGCACGATGGCGAACGAGCTGCAGACGCTCGTCGCGCGGTTCAGAGTTTAGTCTCGCAGTTGACCGCGGTGTCCTTCGGGAACAGGTCGCACGCGTCGTCGTCAGCGCCGCCGTCCAGCAGGTCGGCGGCGTTGCCGTCCACCGAGTCGTCGCCGATCAGGTAGTCCGGGCCGGCGCCGCCGTACATCGTGTCGGCGCCCTGCTGCCCGTCGATCCGGTCCCGGCCGCCGAGGCCGTGGATGACGTCCTTACCCGCCGCGCCCTCCAGCGAGTTGTCGCCGTTGCTGCCGGTCAGCCGGTCGTTGCCGGCGCCGCCGACCAGACCCTCGACGTCGGCGGCGATCGTGTCGCGCTCGCCCTTCATCCCGTCGTCGCCGGTCGCGCCGTCCAGGTCCACGGTCACCGGCGACTGGTACCAGTAGTGCACGGTGTCGCCGCCGCTGCCGCCGGAGACGTAGTCGTTGTCGGTCGGGTAACTGCCCTTGATCGGCTCGTTCAGCGCGAACCAGTCGGTGCCGGCGTCACCGTGGAACCGGTCGTTGCCGCTGCCGCTGAAGACGTAGTCGTCACCGTTGCCACCGCGGACCAGGTCGTTGCCGTAACCGTCCTCGATCCAGTCCTTGCCGTCCCCGCCGTACAGCTTGTCGGCGTCGTTGCCGCCCTCGAGCCGGTCGTTGCCGCCGAGGCCCCAGAGCTGGTCCGCGCCGCGGTCGCCGCGCAGGATGTCCGCCCGCGGGCCACCGGTGACCTTGTCGTTGCCGGTGCCGCCGTCGAGCGTCGATCCGAGACCGGTCCGGTTCACGATCGTGTCGTTGCGGTCGTAGGTGTAGACCCGCACCCGGGTGGGCGCCTTCTTCGTCGTACACCTGACCTTGGTCTTGTCGCCCTTGACCTTCTTGCAGCCCTTGCCGGCGGTGATCGCCACCCGGTCGTCGACCGTGATCGTCCTGCCGGACCGGGTGACGACGACCGCGTTCTGCTTGCCCTTGGCCGCCTTGTAGCGCACCACCGTCGATTCCACGACCGTGACCACGCCGGTGGAGGCGGCGAAGGCGGGCACGGCGAAGGCGCCGGTGGTGAGCGTGGTGAGCAGGGTCAGGCCGAGACCGGCCCGGATGTGGCGTGGCACGTGGGATCCTCCCCCGAACGGATCCGGTGGCATCGATCGCCACACGGTGCCAAGATCATAGGGGCTCCGGCTACCGTCGCGCCGCCTCCAGCTGACGCGGGGTCCGCCGCCCCCGGAGCCGGTGCCACACGCCTGCCGCGGTCGCTCGCACGGTCAGCCACAGGACGCGGACGATGCCCGTACCCCGCAGAAGGGTCTCCCCCGCGATCGCCGCGACCCGGTCCATCACCATGCAGGCCCGCCGGTAGTCGTCATCGTCGTCCTGCAGCTCCCAGAGCCGCTCGGCCTGCTCCCACGCCATCGCCCGGGTGGTACGGACCAGGACCCGCTGACTCCAGTCGTCGAGCTCGCCGACGCACTTGTCGATCTCCATCTGCCAGGCGGTGGCGAACCGGCGGCGCAGCGGCGGGATCTCCTCGTAGAAGATCTTGTTGACCAGCAGGTAGTCGGGGTGCTGCGGCCCGTCGCCCGGGTAGCCCATCTTCTTCCACGTCTCGATCAGCGCCAGCGACAGATCGTGGTTGATGTGCGCGTTGACACCGAGCACCGCCGCTTCGAGGGTGCTGATCGTGTCGGTGTGGGCACGCCGGAACAGCACCTCCCACGCGTCCGGGGTGTCCTTGCCCGGCACGCCCCAGGAGGAGAGCGCGGTGAAGTAGAGCCGGGCGAACTCGACGTCGAGCACCTCGAGCCACTTCTTGTCGTGCACCTCGCTGCCGAGCAGGTGCGCGGCGACCCGCTCGGTGATGGTCAGGTACAGCGCGTTGAACTGCCCCACCCGGTTCTTCGCCGGGCTCGGCGGCAACGTGTCGAGAATCGTCTGCAGCAGCTTGAGCCGCTCCACCACACCGGCGATGTCCTCCGGCGGCGTCCGGCAGGCGTCCGCCATGGCCTGCTCCGCGGGCGTCCACCCGTTGACCACTTCCGGAACGGAGGCCTCGATGCGCCGGCGGCACTCGCGCAGCCGCTCAGCGCTGGCCTCAACTTGCACGCGATCGAAATTCACACCTCATGGTCGGTGCCACCGCCCCGCCGGGGCATCCCATATTCGGCCCCCACCCAGTCGGATAGACGACTGTCTTCCTCCACACAAGACCTTAAGACCCTTTCGGGTACGGCCGACCCACGTCCCGTGGCAGCCGCGCGACCAGTTGCCCGCTCCGGGCCGCTGCGCGGGCGCCGGCGACCGGTGCATGGGCGCGGTGGGCGAGTGGCCGTTCGCGCGAAGAAGTGAATTCCGTTCGGAGAAAAGGGGCAGCCGATATCGTCCGAGAGTACGAGCCGGCCACCCGTGCGTCTGATTGCCCTCCGGCGAATATTCCGCGAATGTGGGCCTCCACGAGAAAAGGTCCATTGTGATCATCACGAACGATGTGATCTTCAGTGGAATCGTGGTCTCCCCCGGATGCGGAAGAAGGACTGCCGGCAATGAACGAATCACCCGTACCCGGAAACGATCCGTATTCGCAGGCGCCCGCCTCGGCGCGATGGCCCTCCTACGGCGGCCAGGCCCACGCGGCCGTGCAGCCCTGGTCCCCGCCGGCCCACCCGGCGCAGTACACCACCCCCGCGATCAGCATGCCGCTCGTCTCCCCCGGCGGACGGCTCGCCGCGGTCCTGCTCGACGTCGTGCTGGTCGTGGTCACCCTCTGGATCGGCTGGTTCGCCTGGTCGATGGTGACCTGGTCGCAGGGGCAGTCCCCGGGCAAGAAGCTGCTCGGCTTCGTGGTCGTCGACGCGGCGACCGGCGAGCCCTTCGACTGGCCCCGGATGGCGCTGCGCGAACTCGGCATCAAGGGCCTGCTCGGCACGGTGCTGAGCATGTGCACGCTCGGCGTGTACTTCTGGGTCGACGCCCTGATGATCCTCGGCGCCGGCACCCGGACCCTGCACGACCGGATGGCCACCTCGGTCGTGCGGCACGTCTAGGCACCCACGACGATGCCCGATCGGGGACTCGGCCAGGCCCGGCACGCCGCTCCGGCGCCGGACGACGCCTCCGTGGCGGCGTCGGCCTCCACCTGGATGCAGGTGGTGTTCGGCGGGATCAGCACGAGCGTCGCGATCGCCGCCCTGGTGATCGCCTACTTCGCCTGGATCCGGCCGCATTCCCCGGACGGGCCGCCCGAGCCACCGGCTACCGCCGTCACCACCCCGGCTCTGGCTGATGCCACCACGGCGGCCACCACCCCGACGACCACCACCACCACGGCCGCCGCCGGACAGGTCGGCCTCACCACGCTCGACCCGGAGATCGGCGGCGACAAGATCCGGGTCACCGGCGGGAATCTGGCGATGCCCTGCGCCAGCGGCCAGTCGAACGACAGGCAGCGTTCCGTCCAGTACGACCTGGCCGCCCGATACACGGCGTTCACCGCGAGAATCGCCGTCACGAAAGCACCGGACGGCGATTCGCAACTCCAGATGAAGATTTTCGCCGACGATCGTCAGGCCACCGTGCACACATTGGTCGACGGCGAATCCGAAACCGCCCACGTGCCGCTCGACGGAGTTAGCAGAATGCGCATCGAATTGACCTGCCAGTCCCGGCTCAGCGAATTGACGATCACGGAACCCCGGCTGGACAAAAGGGGGACGACCCGGTGACCGATCCGCAGTCTCCCCCGAAGCACCGCGGATACCTGCTGGTGATCACGCTGGTGGTCGCGGCCCTCTCCCTGGTCGTCGGGCTGGCCGGCGTCACGCTGTCGGCGATCGCGCTGGGCCGCAGCGACGAGGCCTCCGCGTTGGCGAAGCAGGCGAACGACAAACCTGTCGCGGTCGCGCCCACCACCGAGGCGACCGGCGAGCCGCCCACCCCGGAGCCCACCGATCCCGCGTCGGCGACGCCCGACCCGGAGCAGCCGTCCGGCGCCGCGACGACGCCCGCGGACATCAGCCCCACCGCCGACTACACCGTTGCCTACCAGGGCGAGCACCTGCGGGCCCGCTCGGTCGGCTGCAACGGCAACTTCATGGCGGTGGACCTGGACGAACCCCGGGTGGCCGGCGAAGCGCGTTTCCTCTCCGAGTTCGGCGTCCAGGGCTGCAACGCGCCTGGTGAGATCGTCACCAATCTCGCGATGGCCACGGTGTCCGGCCCGTCCGCGACCCCGTTCGACTGCCTCGAGACCATTCGCACCGACCCGGGCCGTTCCCCGATCGCGCCGACCCAGGGCATGACCCTCTGCCTGGTCACCGACCAGAAGAAGGCGACCGCGAACGGCGTGACCCAGAAGATCGTCTTCGTCACCGTCGACTCCATCTCGGTCGACCGGGAGACGGTCGTCCTCAACCTCACCCTGAAGGCCTGGGACATGCCGCAGTAGACACCGCGGCGCTATTGGTCCGGACCTGTCACCCAATCTCTCGCCGCCCCGGCACCACCCGTGCACTTCGGCGTCACCCCGCCCGCGCCGGGCACGAGCGGCGCCGCCGCGATCGACGGCACGAGCGTCACCGCCCGGCCCACCGACGCGTTCGACAGCCTCGCGCTGCGCACCCGGGTCGACGAGACGGGCATCCCGCCGGCCCTCGCGGGCTGCAACTGGGTCATCGACGACCTGCGCGTCTCCTGACGATCATCGGGCCGGCCCTTCGGTAGGGTCGGCCCGGTGACGGTCGATGCGGTTCGCGGCGGGGTGCCCGAGCACGGCAGGGTGCCCAAGTACTACACGGTGAAGACCCAGCTCCAGAATTTGCTGGCCGAACTAGGCGAGGGCGCGCTGCTGCCGGCCGAGCGGGACCTGGCGGCGGCGTACGGGGTGGCCCGCTCCACCCTGCGCCAGGCGATCTCGGAGCTCACCATGGAGGGGCGGCTGCGCGCCCATCGCGGCCGGGGCACCTTCGTCGCCTCACCCAAGCTGATCCAGCCGCTGAGCCTGTCCAGCTACACCGAGGCGCTGCGCGAGATGGGCCACGTGCCCAGCCGGCGCCTGATCACCGAGGAGCGCCTCCCGGCCGGCTCGCTCGCCGGCGACCTGGCGATCGACCCGGCCGACGAGGTGCTGCACCTGGAACGGGTGCTGCTCGCCGACGACGAGCCGCTCGGCCTGGAGAGCACCTATCTGCCGGCCGGCCGGTTCGGCGACCTGATGGACGGCTGGGATGCGACCGGTTCGCTCTACCGGCACGTCGCGGACCGCTACCAGGTCCGGTACGCACAGGCCACCGAACGCATCGAGACGGTCCTGGCAAGCCCTCGCGAGGCCCAGTTGCTGAACACCAACCCGGCCCAGCCGATGCTGCTCATGCAGCGCGTCTCCGCTGATCAGGACGGTGTTCCGATCGAGCGGGTGCGCTCGCTCTACCGCGGCGACCGGATCGGTTTCGTCACCCGGCTGACGGGCTGATCCGAGATTATTAAAGGTTCGAACCTTTGAGGTTCGTTCACCGTCGCGTCATGCTGCCTGCACGCGCGAGTCGCCGATCTCTCTGAAGCTCTTCCCAGAGCAAGGGAGATCAGATGCGAGTGATCATCGTGGGCGGCGGGGTGCTCGGCACCATGCACGCCTGGCAGGCCGTCCAGCGCGGCCACGACGTGGTACAGATCGAGCGGGAGGCCGAGGCCCGGGGCGCCTCGGTCCGCAACTTCGGCCTGGTCTGGGTGTCCGGCCGGGCGCCCGGCGCCGAACTGGAGACGGCGCTGCGGGCCCGGGAGCTCTGGGAGCGGATCGGCGACCAGGTGCCGGGCATCGGGTTCCGGGGGAACGGGTCGCTCACGCTCTGCCGTACCCCCGAAGAAATCGCCGTGGCGCAGGCCGCGGCAGACGGTCCGCACGCGGCTGCCCGCGGCTTCCGGATCGTGGACCGCGCCGAGGCCCGGAAGATCAACCCGGCGCTGCGCGGGGACTTCGCGGCGGCGTTGTGGTGCGAGCGCGACGGCGCGGTGGAGTCCCGCGTCGCGCTTCCGGCCCTGCGGGCCGTGCTCGGCGCGACCGGCGCCTACCGGTGGGTTCCGGGCCGGGAGGCGCGCGCTCTCACCGGCACCGGGGTACGCGACGACCACGGCACCCACCACACCGGCGACCTGGTCGTCCTCACCACCGGCGCGACGCTCTCCGGTCTGGTCCGCGAACTGGTCCCCGAGCTGCCGGTGCGCCGCGTCTGGCTGCAGATGGCGCAGACCGCCCCGCTCGGCGAGCCGCTGACCACCTCGGTCGCCGACGCCGACAGCTTCCGCTACTACCCGGCGTTCCGCGGGCCGCAGCTCGACGCGCTGGTCACCGGCCAGCCG is part of the Actinoplanes missouriensis 431 genome and encodes:
- a CDS encoding RDD family protein, whose product is MNESPVPGNDPYSQAPASARWPSYGGQAHAAVQPWSPPAHPAQYTTPAISMPLVSPGGRLAAVLLDVVLVVVTLWIGWFAWSMVTWSQGQSPGKKLLGFVVVDAATGEPFDWPRMALRELGIKGLLGTVLSMCTLGVYFWVDALMILGAGTRTLHDRMATSVVRHV
- a CDS encoding DUF5995 family protein, whose product is MQVEASAERLRECRRRIEASVPEVVNGWTPAEQAMADACRTPPEDIAGVVERLKLLQTILDTLPPSPAKNRVGQFNALYLTITERVAAHLLGSEVHDKKWLEVLDVEFARLYFTALSSWGVPGKDTPDAWEVLFRRAHTDTISTLEAAVLGVNAHINHDLSLALIETWKKMGYPGDGPQHPDYLLVNKIFYEEIPPLRRRFATAWQMEIDKCVGELDDWSQRVLVRTTRAMAWEQAERLWELQDDDDDYRRACMVMDRVAAIAGETLLRGTGIVRVLWLTVRATAAGVWHRLRGRRTPRQLEAARR
- a CDS encoding GntR family transcriptional regulator, whose protein sequence is MTVDAVRGGVPEHGRVPKYYTVKTQLQNLLAELGEGALLPAERDLAAAYGVARSTLRQAISELTMEGRLRAHRGRGTFVASPKLIQPLSLSSYTEALREMGHVPSRRLITEERLPAGSLAGDLAIDPADEVLHLERVLLADDEPLGLESTYLPAGRFGDLMDGWDATGSLYRHVADRYQVRYAQATERIETVLASPREAQLLNTNPAQPMLLMQRVSADQDGVPIERVRSLYRGDRIGFVTRLTG
- a CDS encoding calcium-binding protein, which translates into the protein MPRHIRAGLGLTLLTTLTTGAFAVPAFAASTGVVTVVESTVVRYKAAKGKQNAVVVTRSGRTITVDDRVAITAGKGCKKVKGDKTKVRCTTKKAPTRVRVYTYDRNDTIVNRTGLGSTLDGGTGNDKVTGGPRADILRGDRGADQLWGLGGNDRLEGGNDADKLYGGDGKDWIEDGYGNDLVRGGNGDDYVFSGSGNDRFHGDAGTDWFALNEPIKGSYPTDNDYVSGGSGGDTVHYWYQSPVTVDLDGATGDDGMKGERDTIAADVEGLVGGAGNDRLTGSNGDNSLEGAAGKDVIHGLGGRDRIDGQQGADTMYGGAGPDYLIGDDSVDGNAADLLDGGADDDACDLFPKDTAVNCETKL
- a CDS encoding NPCBM/NEW2 domain-containing protein, whose translation is MPDRGLGQARHAAPAPDDASVAASASTWMQVVFGGISTSVAIAALVIAYFAWIRPHSPDGPPEPPATAVTTPALADATTAATTPTTTTTTAAAGQVGLTTLDPEIGGDKIRVTGGNLAMPCASGQSNDRQRSVQYDLAARYTAFTARIAVTKAPDGDSQLQMKIFADDRQATVHTLVDGESETAHVPLDGVSRMRIELTCQSRLSELTITEPRLDKRGTTR
- a CDS encoding TIGR03364 family FAD-dependent oxidoreductase; the encoded protein is MRVIIVGGGVLGTMHAWQAVQRGHDVVQIEREAEARGASVRNFGLVWVSGRAPGAELETALRARELWERIGDQVPGIGFRGNGSLTLCRTPEEIAVAQAAADGPHAAARGFRIVDRAEARKINPALRGDFAAALWCERDGAVESRVALPALRAVLGATGAYRWVPGREARALTGTGVRDDHGTHHTGDLVVLTTGATLSGLVRELVPELPVRRVWLQMAQTAPLGEPLTTSVADADSFRYYPAFRGPQLDALVTGQPQPPVAATHAMQLLMVQRLDGGLTIGDTHAYAEPFPFDQVEEPYEHLITVASGLLGRDLPPIRRRWHGVYAQCTDPAAVVHRQRIAGNAVLVTGPGGRGMTCSPAIAEQTATEMSW